The proteins below are encoded in one region of Qipengyuania sp. HL-TH1:
- a CDS encoding acyl-CoA thioesterase, with product MSIEKTPEELVAAFIRLLTVSRDAEDAFSGLKQPDGVGRVFGGQVIAQALQAAQATAPEGLEAHSLHAYFLRGGKEGVDIAYNTARDFDGRSFANRRVVASQPDDSGAPRPILNLTASFQRPEDGLAHDDVTMPDVAPPEELKSDMEMRHKMVERAGDRMTEQQRNLVLRPRPIDMRTVDRLHWMNSEPREPRAHSWFRTVAPLPPIEQNAALHRAVIAYASDYTLLGTSALPHGLSWMRGELVGASLDHAIWFHRPARADEWLLYATDAPWSGGGRGFNRGRIFNRQGELVASVAQEGMMRKRVQKDA from the coding sequence GTGAGCATTGAAAAGACACCAGAAGAGCTCGTCGCAGCCTTTATCCGCCTGCTGACCGTTTCCCGCGATGCCGAGGACGCCTTTAGCGGCCTCAAGCAGCCTGACGGAGTGGGCCGCGTATTTGGCGGGCAGGTCATCGCGCAGGCGCTGCAGGCGGCGCAGGCGACCGCGCCGGAAGGCCTCGAGGCACATTCGCTCCACGCCTATTTCCTGCGCGGCGGCAAGGAAGGTGTCGATATCGCCTACAACACCGCGCGCGACTTCGACGGGCGCAGCTTCGCCAACCGCCGGGTGGTCGCCAGCCAGCCGGACGATAGCGGCGCGCCGCGACCGATTCTCAACCTTACCGCCAGCTTCCAGCGGCCCGAGGACGGGCTGGCGCATGACGATGTGACCATGCCCGATGTCGCGCCGCCCGAAGAGCTGAAGAGCGATATGGAGATGCGCCACAAGATGGTTGAGCGTGCGGGTGACCGTATGACCGAGCAGCAACGCAATCTCGTCCTGCGCCCCCGCCCGATCGACATGCGCACGGTCGACCGGCTGCACTGGATGAACAGCGAACCGCGCGAACCGCGCGCGCACAGCTGGTTTCGAACGGTCGCCCCGCTGCCCCCGATCGAACAGAACGCAGCGCTGCACCGCGCGGTGATCGCCTATGCCAGCGATTACACGCTGCTGGGCACCAGCGCGCTTCCGCACGGCCTGTCGTGGATGCGCGGCGAACTGGTCGGCGCCAGCCTCGACCATGCGATCTGGTTCCATCGCCCTGCACGCGCGGATGAATGGCTGCTCTATGCCACCGACGCCCCGTGGAGCGGTGGCGGCCGCGGATTCAACCGCGGCCGCATTTTCAACCGCCAGGGCGAACTGGTCGCCAGCGTCGCGCAGGAAGGCATGATGCGCAAACGGGTACAGAAGGACGCCTAG
- a CDS encoding phytase translates to MRGEFQIFALASLGIAAACATIPAVGDPAVPVFAVAETVPVVTTNEDAADDPAIWRNAASPADSLIVATDKKAGLYVYGLDGKVKSFSEHPALNNVDLVDMGETGVIVFASDRSDLASARIVLYRLDTAKGALTELARLATGPSEAYGICGTRRDDKLVVYTAPKSGRIGEWEIALGDTPRARELRTMQVPSQPEGCAVDHRSGMLYIGEEAGGVWRFAPGTVTGELVAAVDGRKLVADLEGLALVPEGSSGGWLYASSQGDNTYMRYALPDMTPAGRFRIAEGRFGSTEETDGIEAMRGDFGPNFPGGLFIAQDGINDGKAQNFKLVPLGAIEEALAAE, encoded by the coding sequence ATGCGCGGTGAATTCCAGATTTTCGCACTTGCCAGCCTCGGGATCGCCGCCGCCTGCGCGACGATCCCGGCCGTCGGCGATCCCGCCGTGCCGGTCTTCGCAGTGGCGGAGACCGTGCCGGTGGTCACCACCAACGAGGACGCCGCCGACGATCCGGCGATCTGGCGCAATGCGGCATCGCCCGCCGACAGCCTGATCGTCGCGACCGACAAGAAGGCGGGGCTGTATGTCTATGGCCTCGACGGCAAGGTGAAGAGCTTCAGCGAGCATCCCGCGCTCAACAATGTCGACCTCGTCGACATGGGCGAGACGGGCGTGATCGTCTTCGCCAGCGATCGCAGCGATCTCGCCAGCGCCAGGATCGTGCTTTACCGTCTCGACACGGCGAAGGGCGCGCTCACCGAACTGGCCCGCCTGGCCACGGGTCCGAGCGAAGCCTACGGCATCTGCGGCACACGCCGCGATGACAAGCTGGTGGTCTACACCGCGCCCAAGAGCGGGCGGATCGGCGAGTGGGAAATCGCCCTGGGCGATACTCCCCGCGCGCGCGAACTGCGCACCATGCAGGTCCCCTCGCAGCCCGAGGGCTGCGCGGTCGATCATCGTAGCGGCATGCTCTACATCGGCGAGGAAGCGGGCGGCGTCTGGCGGTTCGCCCCCGGCACGGTCACGGGCGAGCTGGTTGCCGCGGTCGATGGGCGCAAGCTCGTCGCCGATCTTGAGGGGCTGGCCCTCGTGCCCGAGGGCAGTTCTGGCGGCTGGCTCTATGCCTCGAGCCAGGGTGACAACACCTACATGCGCTACGCGCTGCCCGACATGACCCCGGCAGGACGGTTCCGGATCGCCGAGGGCCGCTTCGGCAGCACCGAGGAAACCGACGGGATCGAAGCCATGCGCGGCGATTTCGGTCCGAACTTCCCCGGCGGCCTGTTCATCGCGCAGGACGGGATCAACGACGGCAAGGCGCAGAACTTCAAGCTGGTCCCGCTGGGCGCGATCGAGGAGGCGCTGGCGGCGGAGTAG